The Limanda limanda chromosome 13, fLimLim1.1, whole genome shotgun sequence genome has a window encoding:
- the LOC133018217 gene encoding scavenger receptor cysteine-rich domain-containing group B protein-like, with protein sequence MVNSNVVCRQLNCGVAVEISNSSRFGPGLGLIALDYVDCRGHEADLSQCGSLGWGIHDCNHSEDVGLTCRAKRPFQVQLANGSNRCEGRVEVLFSGVWGTVCDDDWDMVDANVVCRQLNCGMAVEISNSSRFGPGLGLIALDDVDCRGHEADLSQCGSEGWGIHDCDHDEDVGLTCTGPEPPGAFIAFVIITVVKVLVIIAISAAFVGYRMKGKRTSE encoded by the exons ATGGTGAACTCTAACGTGGTGTGTAGGCAGCTGAACTGCGGAGTGGCCGTGGAGATCAGCAACAGCTCCAGATTTGGACCAGGCTTGGGGCTCATAGCGCTGGACTACGTGGACTGCAGAGGACATGAAGCAGACCTCAGCCAGTGTGGAAGTCTAGGCTGGGGCATTCATGACTGTAACCACAGTGAGGATGTGGGCCTCACCTGCAGAG CGAAGAGACCGTTTCAAG TGCAACTGGCGAATGGAAGCAACAGGTGTGAAGGCAGAGTGGAGGTGCTCTTCTCCGGCGTGTGGGGCACAGTGTGTGACGACGACTGGGACATGGTGGACGCTAACGTGGTGTGTAGGCAGCTGAACTGCGGCATGGCCGTGGAGATCAGCAACAGCTCCAGATTTGGACCAGGCTTGGGGCTCATAGCGCTGGACGACGTGGACTGCAGAGGACATGAAGCAGACCTCAGTCAGTGTGGAAGTGAGGGCTGGGGCATTCATGACTGTGACCACGATGAGGATGTGGGCCTCACCTGCACAG GCCCTGAACCACCGGGCGCTTTCATCGCCTTTGTCATTATCACTGTCGTTAAGGTTTTGGTGATAATTGCCATATCAGCAGCTTTTGTTGGATATCGAATGAAAGGAAAACGTACGTCAGAGTAA